A single region of the Chloroflexota bacterium genome encodes:
- the nuoF gene encoding NADH-quinone oxidoreductase subunit NuoF, producing the protein MTFDKLRKEAIAEWEALEHSQKPRILIGTATCGLASGADAVLEAIKLELSRRSIEAIITQVGCIGLCYAEPMVDIIKPNRPRICYGNVTPEIITRLVEDYLVKGDPCADLALGTIGDGHIDGIPSFFDLPVLKPQVRIVLRHCGFIDPENINHYIANGGYSGFVKALTMKPEDIIAEITKSGLRGRGGAGFPTGTKWTFCRRSPGDQKYIICNADEGDPGAFMNRALLEGDPHSVLEGMLIGGYAIGASEGYIYCRAEYPLALKRLRIAMKQMEERGLLGDNILDSGFNFHLKIKEGAGAFVCGEETALMASIEGKRGMPRTRPPFPAVAGLWGKPTNINNVESWADAAAIMQRGAGWFASFGTETSKGTKTFSLVGKVERTGLIEVPLGITLSDIVYNIGGGILKGKAFKAVQTGGPSGGCLGADFLQTPVDYETLTKAGSIMGSGGMIVLDEETCVVDLARYFLTFVQAESCGKCVLCREGTMQMLEILTDITEGKGKPGDIDLLLELAESVKLGSLCALGGTAPNPVLTTIKYFRQECEAHINDKRCPAKVCKSLVSFYIIPDKCQGCRICLRSCPTNAIAGDKRMIHVIDQSKCIKCGSCLDVCPARFGAVAKVSGEQLATPKEPVPVDSWGKA; encoded by the coding sequence ATGACGTTCGACAAATTACGCAAAGAGGCCATAGCAGAGTGGGAAGCTCTGGAGCACAGCCAAAAACCGCGCATTCTGATCGGCACGGCCACCTGTGGTTTGGCGTCCGGAGCCGACGCGGTGCTGGAAGCGATCAAACTAGAGCTGTCCCGGCGAAGCATTGAGGCCATTATCACCCAGGTCGGATGCATCGGGCTCTGCTACGCAGAGCCTATGGTAGACATAATCAAACCGAATCGGCCACGCATTTGCTACGGCAACGTCACCCCCGAGATTATAACCCGGCTTGTTGAAGATTATTTGGTTAAAGGCGATCCTTGTGCTGACCTAGCTTTGGGAACTATCGGTGATGGCCATATAGATGGCATCCCGAGCTTCTTTGATCTGCCAGTGCTCAAACCCCAGGTGCGCATAGTGCTACGTCACTGCGGCTTCATAGATCCGGAGAACATAAACCACTACATCGCTAACGGCGGCTACAGTGGCTTTGTCAAAGCTTTGACCATGAAGCCAGAAGATATCATTGCCGAGATCACGAAATCTGGCTTGAGGGGCAGGGGAGGGGCTGGCTTTCCCACTGGAACGAAATGGACCTTCTGCCGTAGATCGCCAGGTGATCAGAAATACATCATCTGTAATGCCGACGAGGGTGACCCCGGGGCTTTTATGAACAGGGCACTACTTGAAGGCGATCCGCATTCCGTTTTGGAGGGGATGCTCATCGGTGGCTATGCTATAGGGGCAAGCGAAGGATACATCTACTGTCGAGCTGAGTATCCTCTTGCACTGAAGCGGCTGAGAATTGCCATGAAACAAATGGAGGAGCGCGGTCTGTTGGGAGATAACATCCTCGACTCTGGCTTCAACTTTCATCTCAAAATAAAGGAGGGGGCAGGGGCTTTTGTCTGTGGGGAAGAGACGGCACTGATGGCCTCCATTGAGGGTAAGAGAGGTATGCCCCGAACTCGTCCCCCCTTCCCAGCGGTCGCTGGATTGTGGGGCAAGCCGACCAACATCAACAATGTAGAGAGCTGGGCCGACGCCGCAGCTATAATGCAGCGGGGGGCTGGCTGGTTCGCCTCCTTCGGTACAGAGACAAGTAAGGGAACCAAGACCTTCTCCCTGGTAGGCAAGGTGGAGCGCACCGGGCTGATTGAAGTACCCCTGGGTATCACCTTATCTGATATTGTCTACAACATTGGCGGCGGTATCCTGAAAGGCAAAGCCTTCAAGGCAGTACAGACGGGTGGGCCCTCCGGAGGGTGTCTGGGAGCCGATTTCCTGCAAACCCCTGTCGACTATGAGACCCTTACCAAAGCCGGCTCCATTATGGGCTCCGGCGGCATGATCGTCCTGGACGAAGAGACCTGTGTGGTGGACCTAGCACGTTACTTTCTCACCTTCGTTCAGGCTGAATCTTGTGGTAAGTGTGTATTGTGCCGCGAAGGAACAATGCAAATGCTGGAGATTCTGACAGATATTACTGAGGGTAAGGGCAAGCCAGGGGATATAGACCTGCTTTTGGAATTGGCGGAGAGTGTTAAGTTGGGGTCACTTTGTGCCTTAGGGGGAACAGCACCTAACCCGGTGTTGACCACCATAAAGTACTTCCGACAGGAATGCGAAGCACATATCAATGATAAACGATGTCCTGCCAAGGTGTGCAAAAGCCTTGTCTCCTTTTACATCATTCCTGATAAGTGCCAGGGCTGCCGCATATGTCTGAGGAGTTGTCCCACTAATGCCATAGCTGGTGATAAACGAATGATCCATGTCATAGACCAGAGTAAGTGTATTAAGTGCGGATCCTGCCTTGATGTCTGTCCCGCTCGATTTGGTGCTGTGGCCAAGGTCAGCGGGGAGCAACTAGCCACTCCTAAGGAGCCAGTCCCTGTCGATAGCTGGGGAAAGGCATAG
- a CDS encoding fumarylacetoacetate hydrolase family protein, whose product MRIVRFAAQGKARYGVLENNIIHSFHGSPFVHFRRPGFSLPFDGKTYELDKARLLPPCLPSKIVALGLNYRSHAEETQLPIPQVPLIFLKPSTAVIGPDDKIVLPPLSKRRVDYEGELGVVIGRKAKNVLQQNARDYIMGYICVNDVSERYAQRDDGQWTRAKSYDTFAPIGPWIETEVDPSDLRLETYLNGQLRQSARTSDLVFGVAELIRFISSVMTLLPGDVIATGTPSGIGKMNPGDVVEVRIENIGTLRNTVVA is encoded by the coding sequence TTGCGGATTGTTCGCTTTGCTGCTCAAGGAAAGGCCAGATACGGCGTATTGGAAAACAACATCATACACAGCTTCCACGGTAGCCCTTTCGTGCATTTCAGGAGACCCGGGTTTTCTCTTCCATTTGATGGTAAGACTTATGAACTGGACAAAGCAAGACTGTTGCCTCCTTGCCTCCCCTCTAAGATAGTGGCCCTGGGTTTGAACTACCGCAGCCATGCTGAAGAGACGCAACTGCCTATACCTCAGGTGCCGCTGATTTTCCTCAAACCATCCACGGCGGTCATAGGCCCTGACGACAAGATTGTGCTGCCACCTCTTTCCAAGCGACGGGTGGACTATGAAGGGGAGCTGGGGGTGGTCATCGGCCGAAAGGCGAAGAATGTGCTGCAGCAAAATGCAAGGGACTACATCATGGGTTACATTTGTGTCAATGACGTCTCGGAGCGTTATGCTCAAAGAGACGATGGCCAGTGGACGAGAGCCAAGAGCTATGACACCTTTGCACCGATAGGCCCCTGGATTGAGACCGAGGTTGACCCCAGCGATTTGAGGCTGGAGACATATCTCAATGGCCAACTACGCCAATCTGCCCGCACCAGTGACCTTGTTTTCGGCGTGGCTGAACTAATAAGATTCATTTCAAGCGTAATGACCTTACTGCCCGGCGATGTCATCGCTACGGGTACGCCCTCGGGTATTGGCAAAATGAATCCCGGCGATGTAGTCGAGGTCAGGATTGAGAATATCGGTACCCTGAGAAACACGGTAGTGGCTTAG
- a CDS encoding FAD-dependent oxidoreductase, producing MARLKHLFQPLKIGTMEVKNRIVMSGMEPGFGIDDDGCVTVQHTEYVVERARSGPGMIIAGAAAVHPSGVSGPRLMNSVHLWDERVYPGLEEMVRAVHRYDVKFGAQLNHGGINHVPELSVCPSVIPEMLQAQMPVREVTREDLKEYVQAFGTAAWRCARVGFDFVEIHGAHAYLINEFLTPFYNRRTDEYGGSFENRIRFLLEIVREIRKRVSRDFPVGVRLPGDDFIGEEGWRLADLCNLAPILEREGVNYINVSQGAAAYGTHHINIAPMYEKQGAFVRFAEEVKKHVSIPVVTVGRIKSPAIADAIIREGKADLVAMARAQVADPEIVEKARRGEIADIRPCLADCLGCFDGVLRYGEASCTVNPRLGREYLLPEIEGEKRASAKKVLVAGAGVAGLEAARRAAFAGHKVILCESRGWIGGQVRLAAAMPERAEIGDALPWYERQLNRLGVEIRLNTAVDDRLLDELKPDVLVIATGSLPEVPLGFVDGLSNIKDIELLMADELIEEERLTGDTVLIVGGDQIGLQVADYLSEKGKSVYVVEKRRHFAEKMASADRHCLMERVAAKGVKRYKRVERVEILPTDEVWVAVEGRVERLPGIETMVLASDRRPNIFLAEVAERKGIEAHIVGDASGVAAEGQGTIMAAIAAGYDAGRQI from the coding sequence TTGGCAAGACTGAAGCACCTTTTCCAGCCCCTGAAGATCGGCACTATGGAGGTGAAGAACAGGATCGTGATGTCGGGTATGGAGCCGGGCTTTGGGATAGATGATGACGGGTGTGTTACCGTCCAGCATACTGAGTACGTTGTCGAGAGAGCCCGAAGCGGGCCAGGCATGATCATAGCTGGTGCTGCTGCGGTGCATCCTTCGGGCGTGTCAGGCCCAAGACTGATGAACTCTGTGCATCTGTGGGATGAGAGGGTGTACCCCGGCCTTGAGGAGATGGTAAGAGCAGTGCATCGGTACGATGTCAAATTTGGGGCACAGTTGAACCACGGAGGCATAAACCATGTTCCGGAGTTGAGCGTTTGTCCTTCCGTGATTCCAGAAATGCTTCAAGCGCAGATGCCAGTAAGGGAGGTCACCAGGGAAGATCTCAAGGAATATGTCCAGGCTTTTGGAACAGCGGCATGGCGTTGTGCCCGAGTCGGGTTCGACTTCGTAGAGATTCATGGCGCTCATGCATACTTGATAAATGAATTCCTCACCCCTTTCTACAACAGACGAACGGACGAGTATGGTGGCAGCTTTGAGAACAGGATAAGGTTCCTGCTTGAGATTGTACGCGAGATCAGGAAAAGGGTGAGCCGAGATTTTCCGGTGGGCGTGCGGCTACCGGGAGACGATTTCATAGGCGAGGAAGGATGGAGGTTAGCCGATCTGTGCAACCTGGCACCTATCCTGGAGAGGGAAGGCGTCAATTATATCAATGTGTCGCAGGGCGCTGCTGCTTATGGCACGCACCATATCAACATAGCCCCCATGTATGAGAAGCAGGGGGCTTTCGTCCGTTTTGCTGAAGAGGTTAAGAAACATGTGTCCATTCCGGTGGTAACTGTGGGGAGAATCAAGAGCCCAGCCATAGCAGACGCCATAATAAGGGAGGGCAAAGCGGATCTAGTGGCTATGGCCAGAGCCCAGGTGGCTGATCCTGAGATAGTGGAAAAGGCGAGGAGGGGAGAGATAGCGGACATACGCCCGTGCCTGGCGGATTGCCTCGGCTGCTTCGACGGGGTACTCAGATATGGAGAGGCGAGCTGCACTGTGAACCCGCGACTGGGCAGAGAGTACCTCTTGCCGGAAATAGAGGGGGAGAAAAGAGCATCAGCGAAGAAAGTGCTGGTGGCCGGGGCAGGTGTGGCTGGGCTGGAGGCTGCCAGGAGGGCGGCTTTTGCTGGACATAAGGTCATACTGTGCGAAAGCAGAGGGTGGATAGGGGGACAGGTCAGGCTGGCTGCGGCTATGCCAGAACGGGCCGAAATAGGCGATGCCCTCCCTTGGTACGAAAGGCAACTGAACAGGCTGGGTGTGGAAATTCGGTTGAACACCGCAGTTGACGATAGGCTGCTGGATGAATTGAAGCCTGACGTGCTGGTGATAGCCACCGGTAGCCTGCCCGAGGTGCCCCTGGGATTTGTTGATGGTTTGAGCAACATAAAAGACATAGAACTGCTGATGGCGGACGAGCTTATTGAAGAGGAGCGACTGACGGGTGACACTGTGCTCATCGTTGGTGGGGATCAGATCGGCTTGCAGGTGGCCGATTATCTTTCCGAAAAAGGCAAGAGTGTCTACGTAGTGGAAAAAAGGAGACACTTTGCTGAGAAAATGGCCTCTGCTGATAGACACTGCCTGATGGAAAGGGTCGCGGCCAAAGGTGTAAAGAGGTACAAGAGGGTGGAGCGGGTGGAGATTCTGCCCACCGATGAAGTATGGGTTGCGGTTGAAGGCAGGGTAGAGCGGCTGCCGGGAATCGAGACCATGGTGCTGGCCAGCGACAGACGTCCCAACATATTCCTGGCCGAAGTAGCAGAGAGGAAAGGCATCGAGGCCCACATAGTGGGCGATGCCAGTGGTGTGGCTGCTGAGGGCCAGGGCACTATCATGGCTGCCATCGCCGCCGGATACGACGCGGGACGCCAGATCTGA
- a CDS encoding 50S ribosomal protein L25 — protein sequence MEQIELRVATREVWGKKVRFLRRRGIIPLHLFGHDIESLALECDSAQMRRVLAQAGQTRLISVKIDRAKKPRNVFIREIQRNPMTGELLHVDLYQVRMEEQTKVDVPIVLVGEAPALKTKGTILMQELDSLTVEALPDKIPARLEVDISSLTEAEQTIHVKDILLGDGIRIIGDPEQMVLKVTAAVVREEEVVKEVVEAAEVEVVGTKPEAEPEEE from the coding sequence ATGGAGCAAATAGAGTTGCGGGTCGCTACCCGAGAGGTTTGGGGAAAGAAGGTCAGATTCCTGCGGCGCAGGGGCATCATTCCTCTGCACCTCTTTGGCCATGATATTGAGTCCTTGGCCCTGGAATGTGATAGTGCCCAGATGAGGCGCGTGCTGGCCCAGGCAGGACAGACGAGGCTTATCAGTGTCAAGATTGACAGAGCGAAGAAGCCTAGAAACGTTTTTATTCGCGAGATTCAAAGAAACCCAATGACAGGCGAGTTACTCCATGTGGATCTCTATCAGGTCAGAATGGAGGAGCAGACAAAGGTGGATGTTCCCATTGTTCTGGTGGGAGAGGCACCAGCTCTGAAGACAAAGGGGACTATCCTGATGCAGGAATTAGATAGCCTCACCGTTGAAGCCCTCCCCGACAAGATCCCAGCCAGGCTGGAAGTGGATATTAGCTCTCTTACCGAGGCGGAACAGACTATCCATGTGAAGGACATACTGCTTGGTGATGGGATCAGGATTATCGGTGACCCAGAGCAAATGGTGCTCAAGGTTACCGCAGCAGTTGTTAGAGAAGAGGAAGTGGTTAAAGAAGTGGTTGAAGCGGCGGAAGTGGAAGTGGTGGGGACGAAGCCTGAGGCAGAACCAGAAGAGGAATAG
- the nuoE gene encoding NADH-quinone oxidoreductase subunit NuoE, which translates to MEQSGKHLTEVLAPYKDERGAIIPLLQKVQETFGYLSEEAISQIAKFFKVSESEVFGVATFYAQFRFTRPAEHCVKVCLGTACHVRGGQQILEAVRRDLGLESGSTTTDYKFGVERVACFGSCALAPVMVVDDRVYGRLTPTKIKETLDKYR; encoded by the coding sequence TTGGAGCAATCGGGAAAGCACCTGACAGAAGTCCTGGCTCCGTACAAAGACGAGCGGGGGGCAATCATTCCGCTATTGCAGAAAGTACAAGAGACCTTTGGCTACCTTTCGGAAGAGGCTATCTCCCAAATAGCTAAGTTCTTCAAGGTGTCTGAGAGCGAGGTCTTTGGGGTGGCAACTTTTTATGCCCAGTTCCGCTTTACCCGTCCAGCAGAGCACTGCGTGAAGGTCTGTTTAGGTACAGCCTGCCACGTGCGAGGTGGGCAGCAGATTCTGGAAGCAGTACGGCGAGATCTGGGGCTTGAGTCTGGCAGTACTACCACAGATTATAAGTTCGGCGTGGAACGGGTGGCCTGCTTTGGCTCCTGTGCTCTGGCGCCCGTGATGGTCGTCGATGACAGAGTCTATGGCAGACTGACCCCAACCAAGATAAAGGAAACGTTAGACAAGTACCGATAG
- a CDS encoding MBL fold metallo-hydrolase: protein MVVELTKGVYWVGVVDWALRRFHGHELSTHRGSTYNAYLIVDEKVTLVDTVWGPFQDQLIENIGKVVDPGRINLVVANHAEVDHSGSLPAVMRHTPKATVVVSKRGRESVEGYFHQPWNFRAVQTGDRINIGKRDLVFVEAPMLHWPDSMFTYLTNENILMPNDAFGQHYATAFRFNDEVDQEELYEEALKYYANIITPFSSFVSKKIEEVLALNLPVNMIAPSHGVIWRKDPLQIVKKYQYWAAQTPERSAVILYDTMWEGTRRMAEAIGDGLAAEGVPYKTFQMAVSDRNDVITEIFKAKAVIIGSPTFNGGLLPTISPILEDLRGLRFQKKIGAAFGSYGWSGEGVRLIEEHLGRCKISLATEGVRAKWQPKAEDLVRCKELGHKIARAVKAED, encoded by the coding sequence ATGGTAGTCGAATTGACGAAGGGCGTTTACTGGGTGGGCGTAGTGGACTGGGCGTTGAGGCGATTCCACGGCCATGAGCTTTCGACGCACAGGGGCTCCACATACAACGCATACCTCATTGTAGATGAGAAAGTCACCTTAGTGGACACAGTCTGGGGGCCGTTCCAGGATCAGCTTATTGAAAACATCGGCAAGGTGGTTGACCCGGGTAGGATCAACTTAGTGGTAGCTAACCATGCTGAAGTCGATCATTCTGGCTCTTTGCCCGCAGTCATGAGACACACTCCAAAGGCAACAGTGGTAGTATCCAAGCGGGGCAGAGAAAGCGTCGAGGGGTATTTCCACCAACCGTGGAACTTCAGAGCGGTGCAAACCGGTGACAGGATAAATATCGGCAAGCGTGATCTGGTCTTTGTGGAAGCCCCCATGCTTCACTGGCCAGATAGCATGTTTACCTACCTGACTAACGAGAATATCCTCATGCCAAATGACGCCTTTGGACAGCACTACGCCACAGCGTTCCGCTTCAACGACGAGGTAGACCAGGAAGAACTTTATGAAGAGGCGCTGAAGTACTATGCCAACATTATCACGCCCTTCAGCAGCTTCGTTTCCAAAAAAATTGAAGAGGTCTTAGCGCTAAATCTGCCTGTTAACATGATTGCGCCAAGCCATGGAGTCATCTGGCGGAAAGACCCTCTCCAGATTGTGAAAAAGTACCAATACTGGGCGGCACAGACACCTGAGAGAAGTGCGGTGATACTCTATGACACCATGTGGGAAGGGACTCGACGGATGGCCGAGGCAATCGGTGATGGTCTAGCTGCTGAGGGCGTCCCGTACAAGACGTTCCAGATGGCCGTGTCGGATAGAAATGACGTGATCACCGAGATCTTCAAAGCCAAGGCCGTTATCATAGGTTCACCCACCTTCAATGGGGGCCTCTTGCCCACAATCAGCCCCATTCTTGAAGACCTGAGAGGCCTTAGATTCCAGAAGAAAATAGGCGCGGCATTCGGGTCCTACGGATGGAGCGGAGAAGGGGTTCGACTAATCGAAGAGCATCTCGGGCGTTGTAAGATTTCTCTGGCTACCGAAGGTGTTCGTGCCAAATGGCAGCCGAAGGCGGAGGATCTGGTTAGATGTAAGGAACTGGGACACAAGATAGCGCGCGCTGTGAAGGCAGAGGATTGA
- a CDS encoding 4Fe-4S dicluster domain-containing protein has protein sequence MTLNIDGHEVKTERGKSVLRAALDAGIYIPNLCYHPDLSPWGACRLCVVEVDRVRGLPTSCTLQAEDGMVVKTKTPQVEQIRRMAMELMLATHPQDCLVCPQNLNCELQAVAQYLGINKQHLRIRPKEIPINTSNPLFVHDLNRCILCGRCIRACNELRGVGVLSFIGRGRETYIGTAFNRALADANCRFCGACVEVCPTGALRDKDGLLEVGKEREAALVPCKYTCPAGIDVPRYIHFILQEKYSEAAAVIREKVPFPNALGLVCNHPCETVCRRGEINEPIAIRALKRAAAERETKRPRKNPKKAPPTGKKVAVVGSGPAGLTAAYYLAKLGHSVTLFEALPVLGGMLRVGIPEYRLPKKVLDAEIKDIAQVGLDIKTNTRIESLDDLFAQGYQAIFLAIGAHQGNKIGVEGDNSPGVIDAVAFLRQTSFGEKVRLGDRVAVIGGGNVAIDAARTALRLNTKEVTIVYRRTRDEMPASSEEIEGALEEGVKIFYLAAPNKIWSENGVVKLQCIRMELGEVDASGRRRPVPIKGSEFATDYDTVIAAIGQMLKVPEAFKVATGKGDVIKTSNNVITSREGVFAGGDAVTGPATVIEAIASGRRGAIAIDKYLGGSGIIDEQLAPMAEPEPWLGCQERFGYLHRSKEMCIPVEQRLGGFDEIEKGYDDDTAHQESLRCLQCDLRLKVSPVKLPPRRQSTKGGC, from the coding sequence ATCACACTGAATATCGATGGGCATGAGGTCAAGACTGAGAGAGGGAAGTCGGTACTAAGGGCGGCTTTAGATGCGGGAATCTATATCCCAAATCTCTGCTATCACCCCGACCTAAGTCCCTGGGGTGCTTGCCGATTGTGCGTTGTCGAGGTCGACCGTGTACGGGGACTACCCACGTCCTGCACTTTACAGGCAGAAGATGGGATGGTGGTGAAGACCAAGACACCTCAGGTTGAGCAGATACGCCGAATGGCTATGGAACTGATGCTGGCCACCCATCCTCAGGATTGCCTGGTATGTCCACAGAATCTTAACTGTGAATTGCAGGCTGTTGCCCAGTATCTGGGAATTAACAAGCAGCATTTGAGAATTCGACCTAAAGAAATCCCCATCAACACCAGTAATCCCCTTTTTGTCCATGACCTTAACAGGTGCATCCTCTGCGGTAGATGTATTCGAGCCTGCAATGAGTTGCGGGGAGTGGGAGTGCTTTCTTTTATAGGGAGAGGCAGGGAAACCTACATCGGCACAGCTTTCAACCGCGCTCTAGCCGATGCTAATTGTAGATTTTGTGGTGCCTGTGTTGAGGTTTGCCCCACCGGGGCACTCAGGGACAAGGATGGACTATTGGAAGTGGGGAAAGAACGCGAGGCAGCGCTTGTTCCTTGCAAATACACCTGTCCTGCCGGGATAGATGTACCTCGCTATATTCACTTCATCCTTCAAGAGAAGTACTCCGAAGCAGCCGCGGTGATCAGAGAGAAGGTCCCTTTCCCTAATGCGCTAGGGCTTGTCTGCAACCATCCTTGTGAGACTGTATGCCGTCGCGGTGAGATAAACGAGCCTATTGCTATTAGAGCCCTGAAGCGTGCCGCTGCCGAAAGAGAGACAAAACGGCCTCGCAAGAATCCTAAGAAAGCGCCACCGACGGGCAAGAAAGTCGCCGTAGTAGGGTCAGGCCCAGCGGGTCTGACGGCGGCATATTACCTGGCAAAGCTAGGCCATAGCGTCACCCTATTCGAAGCTCTGCCGGTGCTGGGTGGCATGCTGCGAGTTGGTATCCCTGAATATCGCTTGCCAAAGAAGGTTCTGGATGCAGAGATTAAGGACATAGCGCAGGTAGGATTGGATATCAAGACAAATACCAGGATAGAGTCTTTAGACGACCTCTTTGCGCAGGGTTACCAGGCGATCTTCCTGGCCATTGGCGCTCATCAAGGGAACAAAATAGGGGTGGAAGGAGACAACAGTCCCGGCGTGATTGATGCTGTTGCTTTCCTCAGGCAAACGAGTTTCGGAGAAAAGGTGAGGCTGGGAGATAGAGTAGCCGTCATAGGTGGTGGCAATGTTGCTATAGATGCCGCTCGTACTGCCCTCAGGCTCAACACTAAAGAGGTGACTATAGTTTACCGCCGCACTCGGGACGAAATGCCAGCCAGCTCGGAGGAAATAGAGGGGGCGTTAGAGGAGGGGGTGAAGATCTTCTACCTGGCGGCGCCAAACAAGATATGGAGCGAGAACGGGGTGGTGAAACTTCAGTGTATCCGTATGGAACTGGGCGAAGTTGATGCCAGTGGCAGGCGGCGTCCTGTGCCGATCAAAGGCAGTGAATTCGCCACAGATTATGACACTGTTATTGCCGCCATTGGTCAGATGCTCAAGGTTCCAGAGGCCTTCAAAGTGGCGACCGGGAAGGGAGATGTTATCAAGACCTCGAACAATGTTATTACCAGCAGGGAGGGTGTTTTTGCCGGTGGCGATGCTGTAACCGGCCCAGCCACGGTTATTGAGGCTATTGCCTCAGGAAGAAGAGGGGCCATTGCCATAGACAAATACCTCGGGGGAAGCGGGATCATAGATGAGCAATTAGCGCCAATGGCGGAGCCTGAGCCCTGGCTGGGATGCCAGGAGCGCTTTGGCTATTTGCACCGGAGCAAAGAGATGTGCATACCTGTAGAGCAGCGCCTTGGCGGTTTTGATGAAATTGAGAAGGGGTACGACGACGACACTGCCCACCAAGAGTCTTTGCGGTGTTTGCAGTGTGATCTCAGACTGAAGGTATCTCCGGTGAAACTTCCACCCAGAAGGCAGTCAACGAAGGGTGGCTGCTAA
- a CDS encoding GNAT family N-acetyltransferase, with amino-acid sequence MNIRIRPARGGDAALLAWVMLMAGRSHLERGMWDIIISQPEDRCLALLETLTMTPPRHMCSYTEFLVAEVDGRAVAALEGYDPEITGEATVTEPLAVAVQKMGLTQADMAAGEKGLAAFMTCHPDIADGSWVVEHVATLPEFRRQGVISRLLEAILNEGRRRGFRLAQVSLYIGNTRAQRAYEKAGFKFFDEKRHPDFEAEIGCPGMMRMMCDL; translated from the coding sequence ATGAATATCAGGATCCGGCCAGCCCGAGGCGGCGACGCAGCCTTACTGGCGTGGGTGATGCTCATGGCAGGACGGTCGCATCTCGAACGAGGAATGTGGGACATCATCATTTCCCAGCCGGAGGACAGGTGTTTAGCACTTCTTGAGACGCTGACTATGACACCGCCACGCCATATGTGTTCCTACACAGAGTTCTTGGTAGCTGAAGTGGACGGTCGTGCGGTGGCTGCGCTGGAAGGCTACGATCCAGAGATAACTGGGGAGGCGACAGTGACCGAACCTCTTGCCGTAGCGGTTCAAAAAATGGGATTGACTCAAGCTGACATGGCGGCCGGGGAGAAAGGCTTGGCGGCCTTCATGACGTGCCATCCCGACATTGCCGATGGGTCATGGGTTGTAGAGCATGTGGCCACGCTTCCAGAGTTCCGCCGTCAGGGGGTGATCTCCAGGTTGCTGGAAGCGATACTGAATGAGGGCCGGCGGCGAGGCTTTCGCCTGGCACAGGTCAGCCTCTATATTGGTAATACGCGAGCGCAGCGTGCCTATGAGAAGGCTGGCTTCAAGTTCTTCGATGAGAAGCGGCACCCCGATTTCGAAGCCGAAATTGGCTGTCCTGGCATGATGCGGATGATGTGTGATCTGTGA